In a genomic window of Streptomyces sp. NBC_01231:
- a CDS encoding MHS family MFS transporter, with protein sequence MDTAPPARTAPTTALPTADRRRVATAAALASAVEWYDYFVFGIAAALVLGDLYFPSGSSTAGVLAAFATFAVGFLARPLGGIVAGHLGDKRGRKPMLVLALTLMGLATTGIGLLPTYATIGVAAPILLVALRVVQGVAVGAQWGGAMLLATEYAPEGKRGVYGSVVQLGVPIGVVTANSVFLLAGAFTTESEFAAWAWRVPFLIGLFVLVLAWYIHAKVEETPEYRQAEKALTEKERSERSSPLRTILRGHLGTVLLAGGSFAVNTATFYILITGVLDYTTRELDMKRGAVLTVSLCVSLTQLVLIPASAALSDRVGRIRIYAFGAAGIALWAVPMFLLIDTGSLLWLAVSTFVASCFLSIMYGPQAALFAELFTPEMRYTGASLGYQIAAVFGGGLAPFVMVLLLETTGTSMAVSGYIIGLAVIALLSIKVLAGRARPH encoded by the coding sequence ATGGACACCGCCCCGCCCGCTCGCACCGCCCCCACCACGGCCCTCCCCACGGCCGACCGCCGCCGCGTGGCCACCGCCGCGGCGCTCGCCTCCGCCGTCGAGTGGTACGACTACTTCGTCTTCGGGATAGCCGCCGCCCTGGTCCTCGGCGACCTGTACTTCCCCTCGGGCAGCTCCACCGCCGGCGTCCTCGCCGCCTTCGCCACCTTCGCCGTCGGCTTCCTCGCCCGCCCGCTCGGCGGCATCGTCGCCGGCCACCTCGGCGACAAGCGCGGCCGCAAGCCGATGCTGGTCCTCGCGCTCACCCTGATGGGCCTGGCCACCACCGGCATCGGCCTGCTCCCGACGTACGCCACCATCGGCGTCGCCGCCCCGATCCTGCTGGTCGCCCTGCGCGTCGTGCAGGGCGTCGCGGTCGGCGCGCAGTGGGGCGGCGCCATGCTGCTGGCCACCGAGTACGCCCCCGAGGGCAAGCGCGGTGTCTACGGCAGCGTCGTCCAACTCGGCGTCCCCATCGGCGTGGTGACGGCCAACTCGGTCTTCCTGCTGGCCGGCGCCTTCACCACGGAAAGCGAGTTCGCCGCGTGGGCCTGGCGAGTCCCCTTCCTCATCGGCCTGTTCGTGCTCGTCCTCGCCTGGTACATCCACGCCAAGGTCGAGGAGACCCCCGAATACCGCCAGGCCGAGAAGGCGTTGACGGAGAAGGAGAGGTCCGAGCGGAGCTCCCCGCTGCGCACGATCCTGCGCGGCCACCTCGGCACGGTGCTGCTGGCCGGCGGCTCCTTCGCCGTGAACACGGCGACCTTCTACATCCTCATCACCGGCGTCCTCGACTACACGACCCGCGAACTCGATATGAAGCGCGGCGCGGTGCTCACCGTCTCGCTCTGCGTCAGCCTCACCCAGCTTGTACTGATCCCGGCCTCGGCCGCGCTCTCCGACCGCGTCGGCCGCATCAGGATCTACGCGTTCGGCGCGGCGGGCATCGCGCTGTGGGCCGTACCGATGTTCCTGCTGATCGACACCGGCTCGCTGCTGTGGCTCGCGGTCTCCACCTTTGTCGCCAGCTGTTTCCTCAGCATCATGTACGGCCCCCAGGCCGCCCTGTTCGCCGAGTTGTTCACCCCCGAGATGCGCTACACGGGCGCCTCGCTCGGCTACCAGATCGCGGCGGTGTTCGGCGGCGGGCTCGCGCCCTTCGTGATGGTGCTGCTCCTTGAGACCACCGGCACCTCGATGGCGGTCTCCGGCTACATCATCGGACTCGCGGTGATCGCCCTGCTCTCCATCAAGGTCCTCGCGGGCCGGGCGCGCCCACACTGA
- a CDS encoding TetR/AcrR family transcriptional regulator, translating to MARPRKPLLSTDRIVGTARVLVDAEGLAAVSTRRLAAELGVSGPSLYNHFRTKDEILEAVADSVSAQVDLSMFEDGRDWRTALHDWAVSYRAALRDHPNIVPVLARGPGRRPSGLRLADAVFGGMVAAGWPPAQATSIGALMRYFVMGSALGSFAAGFVDDAGAYDPADYPHLGQAHLLAEQQEKIDERAFETGLTALLDGLAQQYEQVGRTA from the coding sequence ATGGCCCGACCGCGCAAGCCCCTCCTCAGCACCGACCGGATCGTCGGGACGGCCCGCGTGCTCGTGGACGCGGAGGGCCTCGCGGCCGTCTCCACGCGTCGGCTCGCCGCCGAACTGGGAGTCAGCGGGCCCTCTCTCTACAACCACTTCCGTACCAAGGACGAGATCCTGGAGGCGGTCGCCGACTCGGTGAGCGCCCAGGTCGACCTGTCGATGTTCGAGGACGGCCGGGACTGGCGGACCGCGCTGCACGACTGGGCCGTGTCCTACCGGGCCGCCCTGCGCGACCATCCGAACATCGTGCCGGTCCTCGCGCGCGGCCCGGGCCGCCGGCCGTCGGGCCTGCGGCTCGCCGACGCCGTCTTCGGCGGGATGGTCGCGGCGGGCTGGCCTCCGGCGCAGGCCACGTCCATCGGCGCGCTGATGCGGTACTTCGTCATGGGCTCCGCGCTCGGCTCCTTCGCCGCCGGTTTCGTGGACGACGCCGGCGCGTACGACCCCGCCGACTATCCGCACCTCGGGCAGGCCCACCTCCTCGCCGAGCAGCAGGAGAAGATCGACGAGCGGGCCTTCGAGACCGGGTTGACCGCGCTGCTGGACGGGCTGGCACAGCAGTACGAGCAGGTCGGACGGACGGCGTAG
- a CDS encoding acyl-CoA dehydrogenase family protein: protein MNLELSEEQEAVRRLAEDFVAREITPHVIAWDRAEEVDRSIVKKLGEVGFLGLTVDEEYGGSGGDHFAYCLVTEELGRGDSSVRGIVSVSLGLVAKTIAAWGNEEQKRQWLPGLTSGAHVGCFGLTEPGTGSDAGNLATRAVRHGAEYVLDGTKTFITNGTWADVVLLFARSTDAPGHQGVSAFLVPTDTPGLTRRTIHGKLGLRGQATAELVLEDVRVPASAMLGPEGKGFSVAMSALAKGRMSVAAGCVGIAQAALDVAVRYAGEREQFGKTIAHHQLVQELISDIAVDVDAARLLTWRVADLIDRGRPFAVESSKAKLFASEAAVRAANNALQVFGGYGYIDEYPAGKLLRDARVMTLYEGTSQIQKLVIGRALTGVSAF, encoded by the coding sequence GTGAATCTGGAGCTCAGCGAGGAGCAGGAGGCCGTCCGACGGCTCGCCGAGGACTTCGTGGCCCGTGAGATCACTCCGCACGTCATCGCGTGGGACCGCGCCGAGGAAGTCGACCGCTCGATCGTGAAGAAGCTCGGCGAGGTCGGTTTCCTCGGCCTGACCGTCGACGAGGAGTACGGCGGCTCGGGCGGCGACCACTTCGCGTACTGCCTGGTCACGGAGGAGCTCGGCCGCGGGGACTCGTCCGTGCGCGGGATCGTGTCCGTCTCGCTCGGCCTGGTCGCCAAGACGATCGCCGCCTGGGGGAACGAGGAGCAGAAGCGGCAGTGGCTGCCCGGGCTCACCTCCGGCGCCCACGTCGGCTGCTTCGGCCTCACCGAACCGGGCACCGGTTCCGACGCCGGCAACCTCGCCACGCGTGCGGTCCGGCACGGTGCGGAGTACGTCCTCGACGGCACCAAGACGTTCATCACGAACGGCACCTGGGCCGATGTCGTGCTGCTGTTCGCCCGCTCCACCGACGCCCCCGGTCACCAGGGCGTCTCCGCCTTCCTGGTGCCGACCGACACTCCCGGCCTGACCCGCCGCACCATCCACGGCAAGCTCGGCCTGCGCGGCCAGGCGACCGCCGAACTGGTCCTGGAGGATGTGCGCGTCCCGGCCTCCGCGATGCTCGGCCCTGAGGGCAAGGGCTTCTCGGTCGCCATGTCGGCGCTGGCCAAGGGCCGGATGTCGGTCGCGGCCGGCTGTGTGGGGATCGCCCAGGCCGCCCTCGACGTGGCCGTCCGGTACGCGGGCGAGCGCGAGCAGTTCGGGAAGACCATCGCCCATCACCAGCTCGTCCAGGAGCTGATCAGCGACATCGCCGTGGACGTGGACGCGGCCCGCCTGCTCACCTGGCGGGTCGCCGACCTGATCGACCGCGGCCGGCCCTTCGCCGTCGAGTCCTCCAAGGCCAAGCTGTTCGCCTCGGAGGCGGCCGTCCGCGCCGCCAACAACGCCCTCCAGGTCTTCGGCGGCTACGGCTACATCGACGAG